CTTTTGTCCGTGGCCTGCGTTGGCTCGGTCCTTACAGCCCGCGTTGGGGATGCTCGGACCTCGCCGCCTTGGCCACAGCCAAAATCCCTCGCCGCAGGACCCCGCGCAATTTTCGGACACGCTCTAAGGATGCCTCGGTGACCGAAAAGCAAAGGAAAACACCAGGAGCGCCGAGGCCACTCGGCGCTCCTTCTTTTGGGACAGCACGCGCCCCGCGTGCACTGGTCGGCGCCCTCGCCGACCAACTCGGTTCAGTTGCAAATTCCATCACGAACCTATCCGACGCGTTGATTTCGACCGGCGGGGCGTCGCTCGAAACACCCGAGGGCGCGTGTGTTCCCCGATTCTGGGAAACGTTACAGCGCCGTTTCGAGAAACTTCCGGAACAGATTCGTCGTGATCCGCTGCACGCGTGCGTCCGGGCCGGGCGGAGTGCCGCCGTGCGCGGAAGGACGGAGGTAGCCTGGCGGCGCGCTCAAGCCATCCGACCACCAGATCGTCGCGGCATTGAAGACCAGGTTGCCTTTCTTCGCCGGATAAATCGTGGCGGTAAATTCGACGTTGCGCGGCTTGCCGCCGCTGAACACGGGTCCGCGCGCAAGAATCTCAAGTCCGGGAATATCCGCGGGCAAACCGTGATGTTCCCAGCCGACGAGGCCTTTGATCGTGTCGCCGTTCTTCATGCCGGCGCCCTCGAAGAGCCAGTGCTTCTCGTTGACGCAGGTCCAGTCGGCGGTGCCGTTGTAGGGATCGGTCGAGCGCGCGCCCATGAGCGTGGCGGGGTTCGGGCCATGGCGCCGCCAGCGATTGGCAAACTTTTTCACTTCGTCGTCGAACGGGCCGAACTTGCCGATCCGGGAAAGGCTGCGGTTTTGAATGCCCGCGCGGTTCGGATAGAAATGCACGACGCCGTCCACCGAATTGCCGCTGAAGAAGGCGGCGTTGACACCGGCGTCCACGGCGGCCTTCACGTGGTTGAACATGGCCAGCGACCAGTATTCGTCGTGGCCGACGGAGAGAAACGCTTTCGCGCGCAGCAGGCCTTTCGGGTCGGTGTGCGTATCGACGTTGCTGATATAGGAAACGTCGTAGCCTTCTTGCTCCATCCAGAACGTCAGAGGAAATTCCCACAGGAGAAACTCCCCCGAGCCTTGTGAAAGCGGCGCGTCGAAGATTTGGCGATACTTCCCGTAAGGCCGGTCCCAGCCGGCGCGCACGCCGGGGCCGACGTACCAGTTGTGCGGCGGCGTGCCGTCGTCATAGAGCGAAAACACGTCCGGCCAGCGATTGTACGCGGCCCAGGTCGTGTCGCTGCATTGGAACAGGAAATCGCACGCGCGATCGTCGCGGACGATGAAGATGACATAGCTTTGGAGCTTTTCTTTCTCCTCGGTCAACTTTCCGAGATACACGCCGCTCAGCCAGTTTTTAGGGATCGTGAACTTTGTCGCGGGTTCCCAGAGGCATTCCCGGACACGCTCGGGCCCGATGGGCGGTTCCGGTTGCGTTTTGCCCTCGAACAGACCGAGCCTGGCCACGTGCCGACCGCCCTTGCCGCCGTAGTAACCGAGCCGATAAAGATCAATGGTGAACTGCGAAGGCGGATTGGTGCTGACTATGAAATCGATAGTTTCGCCGGCCCGCACGCTGTTGCGTGAGCAATAGCCTTCGATCCACGGGCAGCGATACTTCGTCTTGGGATCGACGCGCGTGTTCGTGAGGAGCCAGTCGGTTGTTCCGGGCTTGGCGTTCTCGCGGCGAATTAAATTGGCTTTCTCTTTCGGAAGATTCACGCAACCGGCGAGAGGGCCGAGCGCCGTAACTAATCCCGCGCCGGCTGCGCCCTTGAGCAATTCGCGACGGGTCAGCCTGGACGAGCCGTCATCAGTCTGGATGGACATAAGGAACGTTGAGCGAGTTCAAGTTGGGTGTTGGTTCGGTGAAGGAAGGATAAACCCGAAGCCCGCGGGCGCAAGACCAGACAACTCAGAGACGCACGCCGGATGGATGATCTCTGGGAACTGACGCGAATTTCCGAATTGGCGCGAATGAGAACGGGGAAGTAATTCGCGATATTCGTGTCCAAGAATCCTTCCATCCTACGCCAGCAGCTTCTGCACGACGTTGCCGGCGATGTCGGTCAGGCGGAAATCGCGGCCCTGGAATTTGTAGGTCAGCTTTTCGTGGTCGATGCCCAGGCAATGCAGAACCGTTGCGTGAAAATCGTGCACGTGCACCGGCTCTTCCGCGACGTTGTAGCCAAAGTCATCGGTCTGGCCGATAGTGATGCCTCCTGTTATCCCGCCGCCCGCCATCCAGAGGCTGTAGCAACGCGGATGATGGTCGCGGCCGAAACTGGTTTTGCTGATTTCGCCCTGGCTGTAGCTCGTGCGCCCGAACTCCCCGCCCCAAATCACGAGCGTATCGTCGAGCATCCCGCGCTTTTTGAGATCCATGATGAGCCCCGCCGATGCCTGATCGGTCAGCTTCGCTTGCCTGCGGATCGCATTCGGCAAATCGCTGTGGTGATCCCAGTCGCGGTGGAACAACTGGATGAAGCGCACGTCGCGTTCGGCGAGCCGCCGCGCCAGCAGGCAATTGTTGGCGAAGGACGGTTTGCCCGGCTCGGCCCCGTAGAGGTCGAGGATTTCCTTTGGTTCCTTGGAAATGTCCATCAACTCCGGGACGCTGGTCTGCATGCGGTAGGCCATTTCGTAAGCCTCGATGCGCGTGGCAATTTCGGGATCACCCACGGCATTGAGCTGGATTTCGTTGAGCTGCCGGATGCCATCCAGCAACTCGCGGCGCGTCTGATTCGTGATGCCTTTCGGATTGGACACGAACAACACCGGATCGCCCGAGCCCCGGAACTGGACTCCCTGATGCGTGCCCGGCAAAAATCCGCTGCCCCAGTAACGTGCCTGCAACGGCTGGCCACCTCCGCCCGAGAGCAAGACAACGAATGAAGGCAAATTCCGGTTCTCGCTGCCCAAACCGTACGACACCCACGCGCCGACAGTGGGCCGCCCCGGTTGCTGATGTCCCGTGCCTATGAACGTCACGGCCGGATCGTGATTGATCGGCTCGGTGAACATCGAGCGGATGACCGCGAGTTCGTCTGCGACCTTTGCGATGTTCGGCAGCAACTCGGACAACTCAACTCCGCCTTTGCCGTATTTGGCAAACTTGAACGGCGAACCGACGCAGAGGAGTTGCGCCTGGCCGCTAGTCATGCCCGTGATGCGCTGGTTGCCCCGGACGGACGGCGGCAGTTCGGTGCCGGTCAGTTGCGCGAGCTTCGGCTTGGAATCGAACAAATCGATGTGCGACGGCGCGCCCGACATAAACAGATAAATGACGCGTTTGGCGCGCGGCGCGAAATGCAGCGGGTTGATCGCGCCGAATGATTTCGCGCCGCTCTGGGCGGTCGCCGCGAACAAGTCTTTGTTGAGCAGCGAGCCGAGCGCGATCGTGCCCAGGCCCAGACTGGTGCGGCTGAAGAAATGCCGCCGGGTCATGACCCGTGCCAGTTCACGATAGAATGGATTCTGAGGAGTCATAGCAAGCAAGAGGAATGACGAAGGACTAAGGACGAATGACGAAAGAATGTCGAATGTCGAATGTCGAATCCTTCCAAGGCAAAACGCAGTCCCGCGGATGGGGAGCACACGCGCCCTCGCGTGTTCCGACTGGCGCCCCCGCCAGTCGGAACGTCGTTGTAACCGTCACATCGAACGATGACTTTTGCGGACAGAAACTGTGGTCGGCGAGGGCGCCGACCACTGCACGCGGGGGCGCGTGCGGTCCCCAGCTCAAGGATGCCGAGTTCGAGGGCAGGATTCCTCGTTCGAGCCTTAGTCATTCTTTCGTCATTCATCATTAGACATTCGTCATTTCGATCACCCCTTGGTGATCGTCTCATCGAGGTTCAGGATGACGTTGCCGAGGGCGGTCCACGCGGCCAGCTCGGCGGGATCGAGTCCAAACGGCGGCTGCGATTCGCCGATGGTCACCAGCGCCATCGCCGACGCTTTGTCTTTCTGAAACTTCGCCAACTGTTTTTCGTAAATGCCCAACAGGATTTGTTCTTCTTGTTTGGTTGGCGGGCGGGCCACGGCCAGGCGGAAAGCATACGCGACGCGCTGAGACGTTGAAGAACCGCCTTCGCGGATAATCCGTTGCGCGAAACAACGCGCGGCTTCGACGTAAACAGGATCGTTCATCATCACAAGCGCCTGGAGCGGCGTGTTCGTGCGCGGACGTTTCACCGTGCAGACCTCGCGGTTGGGCGCGTCGAACGTCACGAACGAGGCGTAAGGCAACGAACGCTTCCAATACACGTAAAGGCCGCGGCGGTAATTATCGTCGCCTTGGCTCTGCGTGTAGGCCTGGCTGCTGAAGTTGCCGTTGTCGGTAAATCCGATCGCTTCCCAGAGGCCCGGCGGTTGGTACGGCCGAACGCTTTCGCCGCCCATCTCGCGATTCAACACCCCGGCGATGGCGAGCGCGTTGTCGCGGACGAACTCCGCTTCAAGCCGCAAGCGCGGCGCGCGCGCCAGAAGGCGATTGTCCGGGTCTTTCTCCAGCAATTCCGGCGTGACCTGGGATGACTGGCGGTAAGTGGCGGACATCACGATGAGCTTCTGCGTCGCTTTCATATCCCACTTCAACCGGAGGAACTCCGTGGCCAGCCAATCGAGCAGTTCGGGATGGGACGGCCATTCGCCTTGCGACCCGAAATCGTTCGCCGTCTTGACCAGGCCGGTGCCGAAATACATTTGCCAAAACCGATTGACTGTAACGCGGCTCACCAGCGGGTGGTTCGGATCGATAAGCCATTGCGCGAGCGCGAGGCGGTTGGCTGGCATTCCGGCGGGCAGCGGCGGCAAAACCGCCGGAACCCCCGGCGCGACTTTTTCGCCTTTGTTGCGGAAGTCGCCGCGAACGAGAATGTGGGTCTCGCGCGGCTTGTCCATTTCTTGCATGACCATCGTCGAAGGAATCGAGCGGTCGAACTTGGTTCGCGCGTCGCGCTGGTCCGCCAGGACTTTGTTGATGGACTTGACCTCATCCACGAACGCCTCGCGATAGTAGGTCCGCAATTCCTGCTTCTGCTGCGTCGTCAGCTTCTCTTCCGGAACGACGAGGTCCGCGCGCATGTTATCCGGCAACGCCGCGAATTCGGTCAAGCCGCTGGAGTCCGTGACGGCGATGCGGAAATGGCCGAGCGAACTGCGCGGCCTGGCGGATTCGAACTTCATCCGAACTTTGATTTCGGTCCCCTCGGCGAAACCAAACGGCTGCCGGGACAGAAAATAAGCGTGTCGCGGCACCGGGCTGGCGCCTTCGCCGAGGGACCAACCCGTGGCCGGTTGCGCATCCAGCGCGGCCATGACGTTGAAGCCGGGTTTATTGAAATCCGCCACCGCGCGGTCGAAATCCACCGGATGCTCCATCAGGGGTTCCTTGGACAACGCGAAGGAAAACCCGCTTTCGCCCGCGGCGTTGCTGACTTTGAGCAGAAGCTTGTTCTCGCCGTTCGCCAGGCGCAGACGCACTTTGTCCTGGTCCGGCTTCGCGTCGCGCACGACGTCGTTGGAGAAGATTCGCTTTCCGTTCAGCCAGACTTGCACGCCGTCGCCGCTGCCGATGAGGGCCGTCAGTTGCTGCGACTGACGCGCTGTGATGATTCGGAACAGATAAGTAGCCGAGTTTTCACCCTGGAGCGCGTGGACCGTCCCGTCTTTCCAGTCCTCGCGCTTGACCCATTTCAGCCGGCCTTCGTCATAGGTTTTTTTCAAATCAATCTCGCCTTCCGGGATGAACGCCTTGCTGAACGCTTGCCGGGGCGAGTCGGCTTGAAATGGACCGAGCGCGTACCAGGCGCCGATCAAAGGCGGATCAACTGGTTCGGAGTCGGCGCGCACGCCGGCTGCCTTGGCGTTCACTTCGATGGTGGTCAAAACGAAATTACCCTTCTCTCCCCGTCCAGCGGCCTTGCCTGGCAAAGAGTCGTGAGGCAACGCTTCGAGGCGGATGCCGGTGATGTCCTTGATCTGGCTCTTCAAGGTGATTGCGTAAGCCTCTTTGTCCTCGTTTGCGCCGGTTACCAAAATCGCGCGGTCTTCCGCGTTGGTGAGTGTCGCGCCTTTGAGGGAAGAAGCGTGCCGCGGTTCCAACGCCGTCCAATCTGTGGCGATGGCGCGAAATTTCTTTTCCCAGTCAGCTTGGGCCTTGTCCCATTCGGTATTTGGGGTTTCGAGCAAAGTTTTGCGGCCGGCTTCAATTCCCTTGATCTCTCGGTCCAACTGTTCGAGGCGCGCTTTCTGTTCCGGCGAAGGCAGGGCGAGGCGCGGGGCCGGGGACTGCACCTGGCCGTCGAGTCCTTTTTCCGCGATGGTGTTGAAGAAGGCGTAGAACTGATAAAATTCATTTTGCGTGAACGGATCGTACTTGTGGTCGTGGCACTCGGTGCAGGCCATGGTTGTGCCCAGCCAGACCGTAGCCGTTGTGTCCACACGATCCACGACGTATTTGGTCTGATACTCGTCCGGGTCCGCGCCGCCCTCGAAATTGTGCATGTTGTTTCGGTTGAAACCGGAGGCGATGCGTTGTTCCAGCGTCGGGCTCGGCAGCAGATCTCCGGCGAGTTGCCGGATCGTGAACTGGTCGAAAGGCAGGTTCCGGTTGAACGCGTCGATCACCCATTCGCGCCACTTCCAATTGTCGCGATGATTGTCGATGTGATAGCCATTCGTGTCGGCGTAGCGCGCGAGGTCCAACCAGAATTGCGCCATCCGTTCGCCGTATTGCGGCGAGCCAAGCAGGCGATCCACCAGCTTCTCGTAAGCTTCGGGGCTGTTGTCGTAGAGGAACTCTTCCACTTCCGCGATCGACGGCGGGAGGCCGATCAGATCAAGCGAGAGCCGACGAATGAGCTTGGATTTGTCGGCTTCGGGCGACGGCTTGAGTGCCTCGGCTTCCAGGCGTGACAGAATGAAGAAATCGATTTCGTTGCGCGGCCAGCTCTTGTTCTTCACTTCGGGAACGGGAGGCCGTTCTGGTTTGAGGTAAGCCCAATGGCCTTTCCACTCCGCGCCTTGTTCGATCCATTTCTTCAACAGAACAATTTGGGCGGGAGACAGCGCCTTGCCCGATTTCGTCGGCGGCATCCGGTCGTCTTCATTCGTCGTGGTCAACCGGCTGATCAATTCACTTTTGGCCACGTCGCCCGGAACAATCGCGATGGCGTCGGACTTAAGTTTCTTGAACGCGTCCTCCTTCCGGTCAAGGCGCAAGCCGGCTTTGCGTTTGCCTTCGTCCGGGCCGTGGCAGGCGTAGCAATTCTCGGAGAGGATGGGCCGAATGTCGCGGTTGTAATCGATCTTGGCTGGCGCAGCTTCGACCGTGAGGCGCAGCATGACCAGCAAGAGGAGGATCAGGAAGCACAAGCAGGAGCATGTCGAAGGAAATGGGGAGCACACGCGCCCTCGCGTGTCCCGACTGGCGCCTCGCCAGTCGAAACGTTGTTGAAGCCGCAGTGCGAAACGATGAACGGTTATTGCGGATGGTTGTGGTCGGCGAGGGCGCCGACCACTGCACGCGAGGGCGCGTGCGCTCCTCAATCCGACTGAACCATCACAGCTTCGGTGAGCATCGACAGGATTTCGGCAAATCATACAGCAATTCGGCGCGTTGATTGATTGAGGATAATATACCCGCGCCGGCGAAGTGCAAAAGAGCATTTTGCCTGTCCTCGCTCGCCGGTGCATCCACAAGTTGTCGCCCATTAGGGCGCGCGGTCATGAAGGCCCTAGCTGGGTGGAGCGGGCTACCAGCCCGCCTCGATCGGCAACCTGCCGCGTGAAAGGTCGCGGGTAATTCCTTGCGATCCGTCCAGGACTGATCCGCGACCGTTCCGTCCGGCTGGTAGCCGGACTCGATCCAGTCCGAGCGCGGTGATCCGCCATTTTCGCGGTAGTGGATGGCGACCAACAATTCGGAGCATCACATCCACGTCTATGCTAACTTGCGCCGCGCCGTAGAAGACGCAGGCCTGCCCGCCCATGAGCAGTGCCTGGACGCCATTCGTCTGGAAAGTCGAAAGGACTTGTCGGATCGGGGTCGGGATCAAGGCTGCCTCCCATCG
The genomic region above belongs to Verrucomicrobiota bacterium and contains:
- a CDS encoding DUF1553 domain-containing protein, with amino-acid sequence MGDNLWMHRRARTGKMLFCTSPARVYYPQSINAPNCCMICRNPVDAHRSCDGSVGLRSARALACSGRRPRRPQPSAITVHRFALRLQQRFDWRGASRDTRGRVCSPFPSTCSCLCFLILLLLVMLRLTVEAAPAKIDYNRDIRPILSENCYACHGPDEGKRKAGLRLDRKEDAFKKLKSDAIAIVPGDVAKSELISRLTTTNEDDRMPPTKSGKALSPAQIVLLKKWIEQGAEWKGHWAYLKPERPPVPEVKNKSWPRNEIDFFILSRLEAEALKPSPEADKSKLIRRLSLDLIGLPPSIAEVEEFLYDNSPEAYEKLVDRLLGSPQYGERMAQFWLDLARYADTNGYHIDNHRDNWKWREWVIDAFNRNLPFDQFTIRQLAGDLLPSPTLEQRIASGFNRNNMHNFEGGADPDEYQTKYVVDRVDTTATVWLGTTMACTECHDHKYDPFTQNEFYQFYAFFNTIAEKGLDGQVQSPAPRLALPSPEQKARLEQLDREIKGIEAGRKTLLETPNTEWDKAQADWEKKFRAIATDWTALEPRHASSLKGATLTNAEDRAILVTGANEDKEAYAITLKSQIKDITGIRLEALPHDSLPGKAAGRGEKGNFVLTTIEVNAKAAGVRADSEPVDPPLIGAWYALGPFQADSPRQAFSKAFIPEGEIDLKKTYDEGRLKWVKREDWKDGTVHALQGENSATYLFRIITARQSQQLTALIGSGDGVQVWLNGKRIFSNDVVRDAKPDQDKVRLRLANGENKLLLKVSNAAGESGFSFALSKEPLMEHPVDFDRAVADFNKPGFNVMAALDAQPATGWSLGEGASPVPRHAYFLSRQPFGFAEGTEIKVRMKFESARPRSSLGHFRIAVTDSSGLTEFAALPDNMRADLVVPEEKLTTQQKQELRTYYREAFVDEVKSINKVLADQRDARTKFDRSIPSTMVMQEMDKPRETHILVRGDFRNKGEKVAPGVPAVLPPLPAGMPANRLALAQWLIDPNHPLVSRVTVNRFWQMYFGTGLVKTANDFGSQGEWPSHPELLDWLATEFLRLKWDMKATQKLIVMSATYRQSSQVTPELLEKDPDNRLLARAPRLRLEAEFVRDNALAIAGVLNREMGGESVRPYQPPGLWEAIGFTDNGNFSSQAYTQSQGDDNYRRGLYVYWKRSLPYASFVTFDAPNREVCTVKRPRTNTPLQALVMMNDPVYVEAARCFAQRIIREGGSSTSQRVAYAFRLAVARPPTKQEEQILLGIYEKQLAKFQKDKASAMALVTIGESQPPFGLDPAELAAWTALGNVILNLDETITKG
- a CDS encoding DUF1501 domain-containing protein; the protein is MTPQNPFYRELARVMTRRHFFSRTSLGLGTIALGSLLNKDLFAATAQSGAKSFGAINPLHFAPRAKRVIYLFMSGAPSHIDLFDSKPKLAQLTGTELPPSVRGNQRITGMTSGQAQLLCVGSPFKFAKYGKGGVELSELLPNIAKVADELAVIRSMFTEPINHDPAVTFIGTGHQQPGRPTVGAWVSYGLGSENRNLPSFVVLLSGGGGQPLQARYWGSGFLPGTHQGVQFRGSGDPVLFVSNPKGITNQTRRELLDGIRQLNEIQLNAVGDPEIATRIEAYEMAYRMQTSVPELMDISKEPKEILDLYGAEPGKPSFANNCLLARRLAERDVRFIQLFHRDWDHHSDLPNAIRRQAKLTDQASAGLIMDLKKRGMLDDTLVIWGGEFGRTSYSQGEISKTSFGRDHHPRCYSLWMAGGGITGGITIGQTDDFGYNVAEEPVHVHDFHATVLHCLGIDHEKLTYKFQGRDFRLTDIAGNVVQKLLA